A stretch of the Diadema setosum chromosome 16, eeDiaSeto1, whole genome shotgun sequence genome encodes the following:
- the LOC140239670 gene encoding uncharacterized protein → MSSLGLESGWTLDFGDASVSICNASHLCSTRDPPCVDGPVIDHVACYCDKFCVVFDDCCVDYADMCIGEPQGWSGNVSQSELYESASLLIDVADEIGKPPEMYKCNTFSHASPLMKAGYLVVSHCANASVECDQGANHPFYSTSNEEFMRLFIPVTSPSSGIGYKNVYCAMCNGETGPMEYWQLSVEESDHVEIPDDLPLMNKLFIALFSFSNVLWSPPSSVSTKLVRSCTETTVTQCSQGETASQAICDTVTAHIRLYDGGLADGDVYHNELCVQCSRLDDYRLTCTSGLALLIRQQAIKEIDLSGIGVLPLSTIIDFTGSTRIVISQDHQEQVFTSCQEGHAFNSDLGLCVPLSCAEGYILQGNQCIREAEVVDDCPGNTQEWVLRFHPDGLPTCRARFALILECLRQNSLPVELTRILSASEMDSNCSYSLLVNASRIVATRETRDALDQFMVGNSSKASPFITCSVAHVEMYLSCMTKYEEECAIPLDVFPLSATRRDEQGRTEYYVEDTHRWYSHHEGVGRITYDADNERIGHVFVCDDKLLLCPFLQMNISLFRFSNASTSIIHAPTGRTVLQEQYKILTNGIILVCSLFESDGFINKTLTTKIFGFALGQSVVSTVGCAISLVSLFLTVLTYARFRVMRFSVSSKLIMSLCVAIFTGQLLLLLAGLADENRGLCVTVAALTHYVWLVAFALSFTLAYDLNRTFGSDTITRSAENDPKLYLFYAGHSLGTPLLVVLPCLVIQSLKNGSAIYAKDGICWISDFFPMLLSFGLPIAITLLLNAVLFTQTVISIYKTKRYSRRVLFHNFQKSTFEENKKELLIYFKISSLMGFTWFVGFAAVIVQHEVAWYIFIILNSLQGAYIFLSFICNARVWRLWTSGSRDKLGGSSVKKSSSELGEEMATRSNAVLTCTIVDSAGLSNGDEMRGENDKSENARNTSVKSNDTAAPILVGENPMSGSVKGRVGKMVHF, encoded by the exons ATGTCTTCACTAGGCCTGGAAAGCGGCTGGACTC TGGACTTTGGCGACGCCAGTGTATCCATATGCAATGCATCTCACCTGTGCAGCACCAGGGACCCACCATGCGTTGATGGACCAGTTATCGACCACGTGGCCTGTTACTGCGATAAGTTCTGTGTAGTCTTTGACGACTGCTGCGTTGACTACGCCGACATGTGCATCGGCGAGCCGCAGGGATGGAGCGGAAACGTATCTCAAAGCGAACTCTATGAAAGTGCGTCCCTTCTGATCGATGTCGCCGACGAAATTGGGAAGCCACCtgaaatgtacaaatgtaacaCGTTCTCGCATGCCAGTCCTCTTATGAAGGCAGGGTATTTGGTAGTGTCGCACTGCGCCAATGCTTCTGTTGAATGCGACCAGGGCGCCAATCATCCCTTCTATTCAACATCAAATGAAGAATTCATGCGACTCTTTATTCCAGTAACGTCCCCAAGTTCTGGGATTGGGTATAAAAATGTGTACTGCGCGATGTGTAACGGTGAGACGGGGCCAATGGAGTACTGGCAGCTGTCGGTTGAAGAAAGCGATCACGTAGAGATCCCGGATGATCTCCCTCTAATGAACAAACTATTCATCGCCCTCTTCTCGTTCAGCAATGTCCTTTGGAGCCCTCCATCCTCCGTTAGCACAAAGTTGGTTCGGTCTTGCACCGAAACAACCGTGACCCAGTGCTCGCAAGGAGAGACCGCGAGTCAAGCCATTTGCGACACCGTGACGGCACACATTCGCCTGTACGACGGGGGACTCGCTGACGGGGATGTGTATCATAATGAACTCTGCGTACAATGTTCTAGATTGGATGATTACCGTCTTACTTGTACCAGCGGTTTGGCGCTCTTGATAAGGCAGCAAGCTATCAAAGAAATCGACTTGAGCGGAATCGGTGTGCTTCCTCTGTCGACCATTATTGATTTCACAGGATCGACGAGGATTGTTATAAGCCAAGACCATCAAGAGCAGGTGTTTACTTCCTGCCAAGAAGGGCATGCCTTTAACTCAGACCTTGGGCTTTGCGTACCATTATCATGCGCAGAGGGCTACATTCTCCAAGGAAACCAATGCATAAGAGAGGCAGAGGTTGTGGATGACTGCCCCGGGAATACGCAGGAGTGGGTACTCCGGTTTCATCCAGATGGCTTGCCGACGTGTCGTGCAAGGTTTGCCCTGATTCTGGAATGTCTGCGCCAAAATAGCTTACCGGTGGAATTGACAAGAATTCTGTCAGCCTCGGAAATGGACTCTAACTGTTCGTATAGCTTGTTGGTGAACGCATCGAGAATTGTCGCCACCCGGGAAACGAGAGATGCTCTTGACCAATTTATGGTTGGCAATTCTTCTAAGGCATCACCTTTTATCACATGCTCTGTAGCTCATGTCGAGATGTATCTCTCCTGCATGACAAAATACGAGGAAGAGTGTGCCATCCCCTTGGACGTATTTCCATTAAGCGCTACTCGCAGAGATGAACAAGGACGAACAGAGTACTACGTGGAAGATACACATCGATGGTACTCACACCACGAAGGTGTGGGAAGAATAACTTACGATGCAGACAATGAGCGAATCGGCCATGTCTTTGTATGTGACGACAAGCTACTTCTTTGCCCCTTTCTCCAAATGAATATCTCACTGTTCAGATTCAGTAACGCGTCAACGAGCATAATTCACGCCCCCACCGGTCGAACTGTTCTTCAAGAGCAATACAAGATCTTGACTAACGGCATAATTCTTGTCTGCTCTCTCTTCGAAAGCGATGGATTCATCAACAAGACACTTACAACCAAAATCTTTGGGTTTGCCCTGGGTCAGTCAGTTGTTAGCACCGTAGGTTGTGCCATATCTCTTGTGAGTCTGTTTCTCACGGTTTTAACGTACGCTCGATTCAGAGTGATGCGCTTCAGCGTGTCCAGTAAATTAATCATGAGCCTATGCGTGGCCATTTTCACGGGTCAGCTGCTACTTCTTCTTGCAGGATTGGCCGATGAAAACCGAGGTTTGTGCGTAACGGTTGCAGCCTTAACCCACTACGTTTGGCTGGTCGCCTTTGCCCTGTCGTTCACTTTAGCCTACGACCTCAATCGCACTTTCGGCTCCGACACAATCACTCGGTCTGCCGAGAACGACCCCAAGCTTTACCTCTTCTATGCCGGTCACTCACTCGGAACCCCACTGCTGGTGGTGCTTCCCTGTTTGGTGATCCAAAGCCTGAAGAATGGCAGCGCCATCTACGCCAAGGACGGCATTTGCTGGATTTCCGACTTCTTTCCTATGTTGCTGTCGTTTGGACTGCCTATAGCCATAACGCTCTTGCTCAACGCCGTTCTCTTCACGCAGACCGTTATCAGCATATACAAGACCAAACGGTACTCCAGAAGGGTTCTTTTTCACAACTTTCAAAAGAGCACCTTTGAGGAAAACAAGAAGGAGCTACTTATCTATTTTAAG ATATCCTCTTTAATGGGCTTCACTTGGTTTGTGGGTTTCGCCGCCGTAATCGTCCAGCACGAGGTTGCATGGTACATATTCATCATTCTGAACTCGCTCCAAGGCGcttatatctttctctccttcaTATGCAACGCCCGCGTCTGGCGGCTGTGGACGAGTGGAAGCAGGGATAAACTCGGCGGCTCCTCGGTCAAAAAGTCCTCGTCTGAGCTGGGGGAGGAGATGGCTACCAGGTCCAACGCTGTTTTAACTTGCACCATCGTCGACAGCGCTGGCCTCTCCAACGGGGACGAGATGCGGGGGGAAAACGACAAATCCGAGAATGCGAGAAACACCAGCGTAAAATCAAACGACACAGCAGCCCCCATCCTCGTGGGCGAGAATCCCATGTCGGGGAGTGTGAAGGGGAGAGTGGGGAAAATGGTGCACTTCTGA